In Tachysurus fulvidraco isolate hzauxx_2018 chromosome 3, HZAU_PFXX_2.0, whole genome shotgun sequence, a single window of DNA contains:
- the si:dkey-23o4.6 gene encoding retinol dehydrogenase 13: MWDRAPPSVYVQCGAVLTLTVAGFLLIRKWIAGGMCTSQARLDGKTVLITGANTGIGKATAQDMARRGARVVMACRDMRRAEIAAQEIRRATENGNVVIRHLNLASLYSIHEFSKEFIATEERLDILINNAGVMMCPKWITEDGFEAQLAVNHLGHFLLTNLLLGILKSSAPSRVVNVSSIAHVGGKIHIDDLFFDKRQYNSLDSYRQSKLANVLFSRQLAQRMKGTGVASYSLHPGVIHTELSRHVKSKYPLLSSVLTLFSFLLMKTPWQGAQTSIYCAVTEGLGDKSGCYFSDCAEKEPGPEAKDDELAQKLWDESARLVGLTTVQ, encoded by the exons ATGTGGGACAGAGCTCCGCCGTCTGTTTACGTGCAGTGTGGCGCAGTGCTCACGCTCACAGTGGCCG GCTTTTTGTTGATTCGGAAATGGATTGCTGGTGGCATGTGCACAAGTCAAGCTCGCCTTGACGGAAAAACTGTATTGATTACTGGAGCCAACACTGGCATTGGCAAAGCAACAGCACAGGATATGGCTCGCCGAG GGGCTCGGGTGGTGATGGCCTGCCGGGACATGAGACGGGCTGAAATCGCTGCGCAAGAGATACGGCGAGCCACAGAAAATGGAAATGTGGTCATCCGACACCTGAATCTAGCCTCCCTTTATTCCATTCACGAGTTTTCCAAAGAATTTATAGCCACAGAGGAACGGCTGGATATTCTCATCAACAATGCAG GTGTAATGATGTGCCCCAAGTGGATCACAGAGGACGGCTTTGAGGCACAGCTAGCTGTCAATCACCTGGGCCATTTCTTACTTACCAATCTTCTGTTGGGAATTCTCAAGAGCTCTGCCCCAAGTCGTGTGGTGAATGTGTCCAGTATTGCACATGTTGGCG GAAAGATTCATATCGATGATCTATTTTTTGACAAGAGGCAATACAACTCTCTGGATAGCTATAGGCAGAGTAAGCTGGCCAATGTGCTGTTCTCCAGACAACTTGCTCAGCGGATGAAAG GTACTGGGGTGGCCTCCTACAGCTTGCACCCTGGAGTGATCCATACGGAGTTGAGCCGACATGTGAAGTCTAAGTACCCCCTGCTAAGTTCTGTACTCACACTCTTTTCCTTCCTGCTGATGAAGACGCCCTGGCAGGGAGCGCAGACTTCCATCTACTGTGCTGTGACAGAGGGTCTGGGGGACAAGTCTGGATGCTATTTCAG TGACTGTGCTGAGAAGGAGCCTGGCCCAGAAGCTAAAGACGATGAGCTGGCACAGAAGTTGTGGGATGAAAGTGCTCGACTGGTGGGTTTGACTACAGTGCAGTAG